From the genome of Candidatus Korarchaeota archaeon NZ13-K:
CACGAGCTCCATGGGGAGGGGAAAGCCCGTCAGCACTATGTTCTCCTCCCTGACACCGTAGTCCTTCAGCCTCTCAACCACCCTCTCCGTGGGGGCCAGGTACCTTATCCTCGAGCCCCTGGGCCTCAGTGGAGCCCAGGTCCTGGCTATGTCGGCGTCGCAGATGACGCAGTAGATCTCCCCCGGGTAGCCGTGGTGCTCCGCCATGAAGGCGGGAATGAAATATGTGGCTATCATCGGGAGGGGATCCCTGGAGAGCTTCCTTATGAGGTCCCTCCCGAATCCGGATCCTATGAGTCCGTAAATCATCAGAAGGGCCATGTTCGGCCTGGAGAGATCCCTCCTAGGGTAGAAGCTCGGGACCCTCTGGAAGTAATCGAAGGAGAGGAAGGCGAGCCTCCCCAGGGCCGGTATCTCGACTGACCTGGTGATCCCGGAGTAACCTGAGGAGATGACCCTCCAGAGGGCTCTATCCATCCTGGGGATTCCCTCGTATTCATCAGCCCTCACGAGCTCCGCGAATCCCCTCAGGGGGTGGGCAGCCCTGAGATGACCGTAGCCAACCATGGAGTAGACGGCGTAGCTCATGCAACGCCCTGCGGGCCACGGATCCCGAGGAATTATAAAGGATTCCAATGCATCCGTCAGCCCTCTCAAGTGAGCTAGAGCTCCTAGAGCCGAACACACCGGCGCGGACCTCATTAGAAAATTTTCCAGAAAACTCCTGCAGCTTCGGCATGTCTCCAGCGACTGCAAAACATTTATCAATTTCCCCCAACGCGGGAGTCGCACCGGGTGGTGGCATGGTCTCGATATATGCTGAAAAAATTCTACGGATAAACCTGAAGACAAAAAAGATTAGCACAGAACCTCCGAGGAGGGACTGGCTCGCCCTCTACCTGGGGGGGAGGGGGCTGGGGATAAGGTACGTGTACGAGGAGGTGCCCCCGGGAGCCGATGCCCTGGGCCCGGAGAACAAGGTTGTGATAGCCACAGGTCCCCTGACGGGCACGATAGCTCCGCTCAGCGGGAGGTTCACCGTGGTCTCCAAGTCCCCCAAGACTGGCACGATCAACGACAACTACGTGGGAGGCTCCTTCGGACCGGAGCTCAAGTACGCGGGCTACGATGCCGTGATAATAGAGGGTGCGTCAGAAAGCCCTGTTTACGTCTACATAAGCGATGGAAACGTCGAGATAAGGGATGCAAGCCACCTGTGGGGGATGAGAGTGAGGGAGGCCATGGAGGAGCTTAGGAAGGAGCACGGAAGCAACGCCAGGACTATGGTCATAGGGCCGGCCGGCGAGAGGCTCAGCCTCATATCATCAGTCCACGTCGATGAGTACTTCGTGGCAGCCAGGGGAGGAATAGGAGCTGTCTTCGGATCAAAGAAGCTCAAGGGAGTCGTTGTCAAGGCTGAGGAGAGGAAGATCGAGATTCCTAATCCGGGAAGGTTCAGGGAGACCATAACGAGGCTGATGAAGGAGAGCGTCCTCACCGAGGCGAACCTGTGGGCTAAGACAGATGGGACACCCATAATAGTGGACCTGAGCAACAACGTGGGGGCGCTTCCCCACCTGAACTTCAGGGAGGGATACTACGAGTACGCTAAGTTCATAAACACGGATGTCGTGAAGCAGAAGTTCCACAGCAGGTTCGCCTGCCACTCCTGCCCGCTCGCATGCAAGAGGAA
Proteins encoded in this window:
- a CDS encoding aldehyde ferredoxin oxidoreductase, which codes for MVSIYAEKILRINLKTKKISTEPPRRDWLALYLGGRGLGIRYVYEEVPPGADALGPENKVVIATGPLTGTIAPLSGRFTVVSKSPKTGTINDNYVGGSFGPELKYAGYDAVIIEGASESPVYVYISDGNVEIRDASHLWGMRVREAMEELRKEHGSNARTMVIGPAGERLSLISSVHVDEYFVAARGGIGAVFGSKKLKGVVVKAEERKIEIPNPGRFRETITRLMKESVLTEANLWAKTDGTPIIVDLSNNVGALPHLNFREGYYEYAKFINTDVVKQKFHSRFACHSCPLACKRKIKTRRGVIKAPEYETIGMMGSNLGFKDMDDLAYAAEVADNLGLDTISLGNL